In Lycium ferocissimum isolate CSIRO_LF1 chromosome 11, AGI_CSIRO_Lferr_CH_V1, whole genome shotgun sequence, a single genomic region encodes these proteins:
- the LOC132036642 gene encoding actin-related protein 8: MSTLFRKVWESVSSTRTSTSRSSANSNNNQYEQMMMMLYIQTASTGEFDRIPFDIIIQILKILGPKESAKMTAVCKSWKFIVSDNRLWIYFLQNQHEPWDSTFFAETHLRSGPLRTFPNSVPDLSFMSIYGQRAQVPGAIIIDGGSGYCKFGWSKYSAPSGRSATFLEFGNIESPMYSRLRHFFSTIYTRMQVKTSTQPIIVSIPICHYDDTESDKAAREQLKDSIHSALFDMNVPAVCAVNQAVLALFSARKVSGIVVNIGFHQTSIVPILHGKVMHQVGVEVVGIGALKLTGFLKEQMQQKNIFFGSLYTVRALKENLCYVALDYEAELSKDTNASFQIASEGSFTLSEERFKTGEILFQPRIAGMYVHVALFWEL; the protein is encoded by the exons ATGTCTACGTTGTTCCGCAAAGTATGGGAATCAGTTTCTTCTACTCGTACATCAACTTCACGCTCGAGTGCAAACTCCAACAACAATCAATACGAgcagatgatgatgatgttgtatATACAGACAGCATCAACTGGCGAATTTGATCGGATACCGTTTGACATCATCATTCAAATCCTGAAGATTCTTGGCCCGAAAGAGTCTGCTAAGATGACCGCTGTCTGTAAATCCTGGAAATTCATTGTGTCCGATAATCGGCTTTGGATTTATTTTCTTCAGAATCAACATGAGCCTTGGGATTCTACTTTTTTCGCTGAAACTCACTTGCGATCTGGTCCTCTTCG GACGTTTCCAAATTCAGTACCGGACTTGTCGTTCATGAGTATTTATGGTCAACGTGCTCAAGTACCTGGTGCTATTATTATTGATG GTGGGTCAGGCTATTGCAAATTTGGTTGGAGCAAGTATAGTGCTCCATCAGGGAGATCAGCGACATTCTTG GAGTTCGGTAACATTGAATCTCCAATGTATTCTAGATTGAGGCACTTCTTTTCAACAATATACACCAG GATGCAGGTGAAAACTTCAACACAACCAATCATAGTGTCCATTCCAATTTGCCATTATGATG ATACTGAATCTGATAAAGCAGCTAGAGAGCAGTTAAAAGACTCCATCCATTCTGCATTATTTGACATGAATGTTCCTGCCGTTTGTGCTGTCAACCAG GCCGTTTTAGCTTTATTTTCTGCAAGGAAGGTTTCAGGAATAGTAGTCAACATTGGATTTCACCAAACATCTATTGTTCCAA TTCTTCACGGTAAAGTCATGCACCAGGTGGGTGTGGAAGTTGTGGGAATTGGAGCATTAAAGCTTACAGGATTCCTTAAGGAGCAGAtgcaacaaaagaatattttttttgggtcacTTTACACTGTGCGGGCACTGAAAGAG AACCTTTGTTATGTCGCACTCGATTATGAAGCTGAGTTAtccaaagataccaatgcatctTTTCAGATTGCGTCTGAAGGTTCGTTTACACTTTCAGAAGAGCGCTTTAAAACTGGAGAGATTCTGTTCCAGCCTCGAATTGCAGGAATGTACGTCCATGTTGCCTTATTCTGGGAACTTTAG
- the LOC132037816 gene encoding GPI-anchored protein LLG1: MELKHCFSCIFLLFSFSILAGVSASASLSDGIFVNEASTGRNLLQAKKPCPMSFEFQNYTVVTSQCRGPQYPAKQCCAALAEFACPFADDLNDLSNDCASTMFSYINLRGKYPTGLFASLCKGDKNGLACPGLAPSASANANNSHMSCRLSPVLMIATAFMGLLLLLL, translated from the exons ATGGAGTTGAAACAttgtttttcttgtatttttttactcttttctttctccattttagCTGGTGTTTCAGCTTCAGCTTCATTATCAG ATGGGATTTTTGTTAATGAAGCTTCAACTGGGAGGAATTTACTTCAGGCCAAGAAAC CTTGCCCTATGAGCTTCGAGTTTCAGAACTACACTGTCGTCACTAGCCAATGCAGAGGACCTCAATACCCAGCCAAACAATGTTGTGCAGCCCTTGCGGAATTTGCCTGTCCTTTTGCAGATGATTTAAATGACTTGTCAAATGATTGCGCCTCTACCATGTTCAGTTACATTAATCTTCGCGGGAAATACCCTACTGGTCTTTTTGCCAGCTTGTGCAAAGGTGACAAAAATGGGCTAGCATGTCCTGGATTAGCACCATCAGCATCTGCTAATGCTAATAATAGTCACATGAGCTGTAGACTATCACCAGTGCTGATGATTGCAACAGCTTTTATGGGCTTGTTATTGTTGCTTCTCTGA